The following coding sequences lie in one Arthrobacter sp. PGP41 genomic window:
- a CDS encoding nucleoside deaminase has protein sequence MTEPNETDQTAKYLEQAVELATRNVGEGGGPFGAIVVTADGRVHEGVNRVTRDNDPTAHAEVVAIRAAAAATANYDLHGAVLYASCEPCPLCLASALWARIDRVYFAADRHGAAAAGFDDAVFYDYFDGTRPELLPVIQGDIPSSDAPFQAWGAFEDKKEY, from the coding sequence ATGACCGAGCCGAACGAGACTGACCAGACCGCGAAGTACCTGGAGCAGGCCGTGGAACTGGCCACCAGGAACGTCGGCGAAGGAGGAGGACCCTTCGGAGCGATTGTTGTGACGGCGGACGGCCGGGTGCACGAAGGCGTCAATCGCGTCACCCGCGACAACGATCCCACCGCCCACGCCGAAGTGGTGGCCATTCGGGCTGCAGCCGCGGCCACTGCCAACTATGACCTCCATGGCGCGGTGCTCTATGCCAGCTGCGAACCCTGCCCGCTCTGCCTGGCTTCCGCGCTTTGGGCCCGGATCGACCGCGTCTATTTCGCTGCAGACCGCCATGGTGCCGCCGCGGCCGGTTTCGACGACGCCGTCTTCTACGACTATTTCGACGGAACCCGGCCGGAACTCTTGCCGGTCATCCAAGGCGACATCCCGTCGTCGGACGCGCCGTTCCAGGCGTGGGGGGCGTTCGAAGACAAAAAGGAGTACTAG
- a CDS encoding bifunctional riboflavin kinase/FAD synthetase, with protein sequence MVYIWNDPSEVPADFGPSVVTIGNFDGVHRGHQQVLSELVRTARITRSKAVVVTFDPHPALVHRPESAPELIMGLQDKLEALGELGLDAILVMKYSLDLASLTPEEFVEQYLVDCLHAGHVVIGHDVRFGRGNSGDLDTMKALGRKFGFEVHVISEFGSEGYPLHDDDGTDRRCSSTWVREALQEGDVATASAVLGRPHRMRGEVVHGAARGRALGFPTANLASNASGLIPADGIYAGWLVDQAGTRWPAAISVGSNPTFDGVSRQVEAHVIDRPKEDVEDFDLYGQTVVVEFVARLRGMVAYRGPEALVEQMRLDVIQAHGLLARR encoded by the coding sequence ATGGTCTACATCTGGAACGATCCGTCCGAGGTCCCGGCGGACTTCGGCCCATCTGTTGTCACCATCGGAAACTTTGACGGAGTGCACCGGGGACACCAGCAGGTGCTGTCTGAACTGGTCCGCACGGCTCGGATCACAAGGTCCAAAGCTGTTGTGGTCACCTTCGATCCACACCCGGCACTGGTCCACCGTCCCGAGTCCGCGCCCGAGTTGATCATGGGCCTGCAGGACAAGCTCGAGGCGCTGGGGGAGCTGGGCCTGGACGCCATCCTGGTCATGAAGTATTCGCTGGACCTGGCCAGCCTCACCCCTGAGGAATTCGTGGAGCAGTACCTGGTGGACTGCCTGCACGCCGGCCATGTGGTGATCGGCCACGATGTCCGCTTCGGACGCGGCAACTCAGGGGACCTGGACACCATGAAGGCCCTCGGCCGGAAGTTCGGGTTTGAGGTGCATGTGATCAGCGAGTTCGGCTCTGAGGGCTACCCCCTGCATGACGACGACGGCACGGACCGCCGCTGCTCCTCCACCTGGGTGCGGGAAGCCCTGCAGGAAGGCGACGTTGCCACGGCGTCCGCTGTTCTGGGACGTCCGCACCGGATGCGCGGCGAGGTTGTCCACGGCGCCGCACGCGGCCGCGCCCTTGGCTTTCCCACCGCCAACCTTGCCAGCAACGCCAGCGGCCTGATCCCTGCCGACGGCATCTACGCCGGCTGGCTGGTGGACCAGGCCGGAACCCGGTGGCCGGCAGCCATTTCCGTGGGGTCGAACCCCACGTTCGACGGCGTCAGCCGCCAGGTGGAGGCCCACGTGATCGACCGTCCCAAGGAGGACGTGGAGGACTTCGATCTCTACGGCCAGACAGTAGTCGTGGAATTTGTTGCCCGACTCCGGGGCATGGTGGCTTACCGTGGGCCGGAGGCACTCGTGGAGCAGATGCGCCTGGACGTGATCCAGGCACACGGGCTGCTTGCCAGGCGCTAG
- the trxA gene encoding thioredoxin, giving the protein MEAALTACPACGKTNRVPAQAAGRPRCGNCKADLPWIVDAGDADFAAVAEQSPVPVLVDFWAAWCGPCRMVSPVLDKLARERPGRIKLVKVDVDKSPGLSRRFDVQAIPTLMVLVDGKVAARQAGAAHAEALRTWLDGALSGTRS; this is encoded by the coding sequence ATGGAAGCTGCACTCACTGCCTGCCCGGCCTGCGGCAAGACCAACCGGGTCCCGGCGCAGGCGGCCGGCCGGCCGCGGTGCGGCAACTGCAAAGCTGACCTGCCGTGGATTGTGGACGCGGGGGACGCGGACTTTGCCGCCGTCGCCGAGCAGTCACCCGTTCCGGTGCTGGTGGACTTCTGGGCAGCCTGGTGCGGCCCCTGCCGCATGGTCAGTCCCGTGCTGGACAAGCTGGCCAGGGAACGGCCGGGGCGGATCAAGCTCGTCAAGGTGGACGTTGACAAGTCGCCGGGCCTGTCCCGGAGGTTCGACGTGCAGGCCATTCCCACCTTGATGGTCCTGGTGGACGGCAAGGTGGCAGCGCGCCAGGCCGGAGCAGCTCACGCCGAGGCTCTGCGGACGTGGCTGGACGGAGCACTGTCCGGAACCCGAAGCTAG
- the truB gene encoding tRNA pseudouridine(55) synthase TruB → MLSGLVIVDKPQGWTSHDVVGRMRRLAGTRKVGHAGTLDPMATGVLVVGINKATRLLTYIVGTSKTYTATIRLGQSTVTDDAEGEVTATAGTSEVSEQAIRDGVAALTGDIQQVPSSVSAIKVNGERAYARVRSGEDVKLAARPVTIHRFEVHAIRRDPEADAVDLDVTVECSSGTYIRALARDLGKALGVGGHLTALRRTHVGPYSLEQARTLEQLAEELNVLDMSQAARALMPNRELTAAEATEISFGRRIAAGAAPGSPAAATADHPAAAFAPDGSLVALLADAGSFAKPVLVFAPGDGGPTAPTLGQG, encoded by the coding sequence GTGCTTTCTGGACTGGTGATAGTGGACAAGCCGCAGGGATGGACCAGCCATGATGTGGTTGGCCGGATGCGGCGCCTCGCAGGTACCCGGAAAGTAGGGCATGCCGGAACCCTCGATCCCATGGCCACGGGCGTCCTGGTGGTCGGCATCAACAAGGCCACCCGCCTGCTCACCTACATCGTGGGCACTTCCAAGACCTACACCGCCACCATCCGCCTCGGCCAGTCCACCGTCACGGACGACGCCGAAGGCGAAGTTACTGCCACGGCAGGCACGTCGGAGGTCAGCGAGCAGGCAATCCGAGACGGCGTCGCCGCGCTTACCGGTGACATCCAGCAGGTGCCCAGCAGTGTCAGCGCCATCAAGGTCAACGGTGAACGCGCCTACGCCCGGGTGCGCTCCGGTGAAGACGTGAAGCTTGCCGCCCGCCCCGTCACCATCCACCGCTTCGAGGTGCACGCCATCCGCCGGGATCCGGAAGCGGACGCCGTGGACCTGGACGTCACCGTGGAATGCTCCTCCGGAACCTACATCCGCGCCCTGGCCCGCGACCTGGGCAAGGCGCTGGGGGTGGGCGGGCACCTGACCGCGCTCCGCCGGACCCACGTGGGCCCGTATTCCCTGGAGCAGGCGCGCACCCTTGAGCAGCTCGCCGAGGAGCTCAACGTCCTGGACATGTCGCAGGCTGCCCGGGCGCTGATGCCCAACCGTGAGCTGACCGCGGCGGAAGCCACTGAGATCTCCTTCGGCCGGAGGATCGCTGCCGGTGCCGCCCCCGGCAGTCCCGCCGCTGCCACCGCAGACCACCCGGCCGCGGCCTTCGCACCCGACGGAAGCCTGGTGGCACTGCTTGCCGATGCCGGCAGCTTCGCCAAGCCCGTGCTGGTGTTTGCCCCCGGCGACGGCGGCCCCACCGCCCCTACCCTTGGCCAAGGCTGA
- the kynA gene encoding tryptophan 2,3-dioxygenase: MSVEKNTRKLDKGIVRDFSSRMSYASYLQLPTLLSAQKPVSEPEHHDELLFIIQHQTTELWLKLVLHELRSAAAWLRADDLGSALKGIARVKHIQKTLTEQWSVLATLTPTEYSQFRGFLGNSSGFQSSQYRAVEFVLGNKNRKMLPVFESDPEAHAMLEELLAAPSIYDEFLAYLARQGFDVPASVLQRDVTKAHEYTPELVPLFKHIYENAAGNWGAYEACEELVDLEDNFQLWRFRHLRTVQRTIGMKTGTGGSSGAAFLQKALELTFFPELFAVRTEIGQ; this comes from the coding sequence GTGTCCGTCGAGAAGAACACCCGGAAGCTGGACAAGGGGATCGTCCGCGACTTCAGCTCACGGATGAGCTACGCGTCCTACCTGCAGCTGCCAACCCTCCTGAGTGCGCAGAAGCCGGTCAGCGAGCCCGAACACCACGATGAACTTCTCTTCATCATCCAGCACCAGACCACGGAACTTTGGCTGAAGCTGGTGCTCCATGAACTGCGCAGCGCCGCGGCCTGGCTCCGGGCAGACGACCTGGGATCGGCGCTCAAAGGCATTGCCCGGGTGAAGCACATCCAGAAGACCCTCACCGAGCAGTGGTCCGTCCTGGCCACCCTGACCCCCACCGAGTACTCCCAGTTCCGTGGCTTCCTTGGCAATTCCTCCGGCTTCCAGTCGAGCCAGTACCGTGCAGTGGAGTTCGTGCTGGGCAACAAGAACCGCAAGATGCTCCCGGTGTTCGAGTCGGACCCGGAGGCGCACGCCATGCTGGAGGAACTGCTGGCCGCTCCCAGCATCTACGACGAATTCCTTGCCTACCTCGCCCGGCAGGGTTTTGACGTGCCGGCGTCGGTCCTGCAACGGGACGTCACCAAAGCGCATGAGTACACCCCGGAACTGGTGCCGCTGTTCAAACACATCTACGAGAACGCGGCTGGCAACTGGGGGGCTTACGAGGCCTGCGAGGAGCTGGTGGACCTGGAGGACAACTTCCAGCTGTGGCGCTTCCGGCACCTGCGGACCGTCCAAAGGACCATCGGCATGAAAACCGGGACCGGCGGATCCAGCGGTGCCGCGTTCCTCCAGAAGGCCCTCGAACTGACCTTCTTCCCGGAACTTTTCGCAGTCAGGACGGAGATCGGACAATGA
- a CDS encoding pyridoxal phosphate-dependent aminotransferase, translating to MPELAAHVRDVPVNQIREITEAAWRTPGALVLSIGEPGFALPRHVLDAGMACLDRDETNYTPNAGIPGLREAFAARFREQQGCDIAADRVYVVDGAQQGLHFAMSLLLSPGDEILVPNPGYPTFAMTSRLLNAVPVGYPLYLEHGFQPRPGDIESLVTDRTRVLVLNSPSNPLGAVLAEDLTRELMDLARRHDLWVISDECYEAFTYDVPHISPARFDGDTPENSRVFTSLTLSKTYGLTGLRIGALICPPGIKQEMDNVMESIVSCVASPSQYAALAALTGPQDYVLHAHRHYRANRDAASAVLDAKGIPYLKAQGAFYLWADVSHASGGDVRSWVRRFLSDSGVALAPGTAFGSIGEGWVRVALCGKQDDLVAGLNRLPGRRG from the coding sequence ATGCCTGAGCTTGCCGCCCATGTCCGCGACGTGCCCGTCAACCAGATCCGCGAGATTACCGAAGCCGCATGGCGGACTCCCGGCGCCCTGGTGCTCAGCATTGGCGAACCCGGCTTTGCGCTCCCCCGGCATGTCCTGGACGCAGGCATGGCATGCCTGGACAGGGACGAGACCAACTACACGCCCAACGCGGGCATCCCGGGGTTGCGCGAGGCCTTCGCGGCCCGGTTCCGGGAGCAGCAGGGCTGCGATATTGCCGCGGACCGGGTGTATGTGGTGGACGGGGCGCAGCAGGGCCTGCACTTTGCCATGAGCCTGCTGCTCTCCCCTGGCGACGAAATCCTGGTTCCCAACCCTGGCTATCCCACCTTTGCCATGACCAGCCGCCTGCTGAACGCTGTACCGGTGGGCTATCCGTTGTACCTGGAGCACGGCTTCCAGCCCAGGCCCGGCGATATTGAGTCGCTGGTCACCGACCGGACCCGGGTGCTGGTCCTGAACTCCCCCTCCAATCCGCTCGGCGCCGTGCTGGCCGAGGACCTGACCCGGGAACTCATGGACCTGGCCCGGCGGCATGATCTGTGGGTCATCTCGGATGAATGCTACGAGGCGTTCACCTACGATGTGCCGCACATCAGCCCCGCCAGGTTCGACGGCGATACGCCGGAAAATTCCCGCGTCTTTACTTCGCTGACCCTGTCCAAGACGTACGGGCTCACCGGGCTGCGGATCGGCGCGCTGATTTGCCCGCCCGGCATCAAGCAGGAGATGGACAACGTAATGGAGTCGATCGTCTCCTGCGTCGCGTCACCGTCGCAGTACGCCGCGCTCGCCGCCCTGACCGGACCGCAGGACTACGTCCTGCACGCGCACCGGCACTACCGGGCAAACCGGGACGCGGCATCCGCCGTTCTCGATGCCAAGGGAATCCCTTACCTGAAGGCACAGGGAGCCTTCTATTTGTGGGCCGATGTTTCCCACGCCAGCGGCGGGGACGTCCGCAGCTGGGTGCGCCGCTTCCTCTCGGACTCCGGGGTTGCCCTGGCGCCCGGGACTGCGTTCGGTTCCATCGGCGAGGGCTGGGTCCGGGTTGCGCTGTGCGGGAAGCAGGATGACCTCGTGGCGGGCCTGAACCGGCTGCCCGGCCGTCGTGGCTGA